One stretch of Thermococcus sp. 21S9 DNA includes these proteins:
- a CDS encoding type II toxin-antitoxin system VapC family toxin, producing the protein MRVILDTSVLAKALLLPRKGLPEDIYQRELETHRKAKLVVKLCDNHEVSLPRAGLVEIASVLRRNGHRDVIPQVVESLSISYSIIEEDEIFEEALDVASLTGASGFDTYFIALAKLMGGLLITDDVKMARHAESIGVTPLLLRETTEEHLRDVLSPP; encoded by the coding sequence ATGAGGGTGATTCTTGACACCAGTGTCTTGGCAAAGGCCCTGTTACTCCCTCGGAAGGGTCTGCCTGAGGATATTTATCAAAGAGAGCTGGAAACACACAGAAAGGCAAAACTCGTTGTTAAACTGTGCGATAATCACGAGGTCTCTCTTCCGAGAGCCGGGCTCGTTGAAATTGCCAGCGTGCTCAGGAGAAACGGCCACAGAGACGTCATTCCTCAAGTTGTTGAATCCCTTTCGATTTCCTACTCGATAATTGAAGAAGACGAGATTTTTGAGGAAGCCCTCGATGTTGCGTCCCTCACCGGAGCTTCTGGATTCGATACATATTTCATTGCACTGGCAAAGCTAATGGGTGGCCTTCTGATAACCGATGACGTTAAGATGGCAAGACACGCGGAAAGCATTGGGGTCACCCCACTGCTCCTGAGGGAGACCACAGAAGAACATCTCAGGGATGTCCTGAGTCCCCCATAA
- a CDS encoding antitoxin family protein yields the protein MPKVIEAVYENGVIKPLKPLSLPSKRIVIYIEEKKFSELIEELKLEAKENVDETLDSVRGRDEGDS from the coding sequence ATGCCTAAGGTGATTGAGGCCGTTTATGAGAACGGTGTTATAAAGCCCCTCAAACCCCTCTCGCTTCCATCAAAGCGAATAGTGATTTACATCGAGGAGAAAAAGTTCTCTGAGCTCATTGAGGAGCTGAAGCTTGAGGCTAAGGAGAACGTTGATGAAACCCTTGATTCTGTGAGGGGTAGAGATGAGGGTGATTCTTGA
- the nadA gene encoding quinolinate synthase NadA yields MDKERLIAEIERLKEERNAIIMAHNYQLPEVQDVADFLGDSLELARKAVKTDADVIVFAGVDFMAETAKILNPEKTVLLPERRATCAMANMLKVEHILEAKRRYPNAPVVLYVNTTAEAKAYADVTVTSANAVKIVEKLDSDVVIFGPDKNLGSYVARMTGKKVIPVPPNGHCYVHRKFTVEDVERARKLHPEAKLMVHPECEPEVQEKADIIVSTGGMIRHAPEWSEWVVFTEREMVYRLSKLYPDIKFYPAREDAVCVGMKAITLQSVYESLRDMKYRVEVPDEIAEKARKAIERMLEMS; encoded by the coding sequence ATGGACAAGGAGAGGCTGATTGCCGAGATTGAGAGGCTTAAGGAGGAGCGCAACGCGATAATCATGGCCCACAACTACCAGCTTCCCGAGGTTCAGGATGTAGCCGATTTCCTCGGGGACAGCCTCGAACTCGCGAGAAAAGCTGTGAAAACCGACGCCGACGTCATAGTCTTCGCGGGCGTTGACTTCATGGCCGAGACCGCTAAAATCCTCAACCCCGAAAAGACCGTCCTTCTACCCGAGAGAAGGGCCACCTGCGCGATGGCCAACATGCTCAAAGTTGAGCACATACTTGAAGCTAAGAGGAGGTATCCTAACGCGCCGGTCGTCCTCTACGTGAACACAACCGCCGAGGCGAAGGCCTACGCCGACGTAACCGTTACCTCAGCCAACGCGGTCAAAATCGTCGAAAAGCTCGATTCCGACGTCGTTATCTTCGGCCCGGACAAGAACTTAGGAAGCTACGTGGCGAGGATGACCGGGAAGAAGGTAATCCCAGTGCCTCCCAACGGCCACTGCTACGTCCACAGGAAGTTCACCGTTGAAGACGTCGAGCGCGCGAGGAAGCTTCACCCGGAGGCAAAGCTCATGGTTCACCCCGAGTGCGAGCCGGAAGTTCAGGAGAAGGCCGACATAATCGTCTCCACCGGCGGAATGATACGGCACGCGCCGGAATGGAGTGAGTGGGTCGTCTTCACCGAGAGGGAGATGGTATATCGTTTGAGCAAGCTCTATCCGGACATAAAGTTCTATCCCGCTCGAGAAGATGCAGTCTGCGTTGGAATGAAGGCGATAACGCTCCAGAGCGTCTACGAGTCTCTCCGGGACATGAAATACCGGGTAGAGGTGCCAGATGAGATAGCCGAGAAGGCCAGAAAGGCCATCGAGAGGATGCTGGAGATGAGCTGA
- a CDS encoding L-aspartate oxidase, translated as MKIGIVGDGIAGLTSAIALTKRGFEVTLIGPGIRKSNSYLAQAGIAFPVLEGDSIEAHVLDTIKAGKYINDREVVWNVISKGSEAYDFLLSLGLKFEASETEGGHSFHRVFTIKNETGKHVTRLLYLRARELGVHFIRGNADELAIKRGKAYGVFVNGEFLRFDATVIASGGFSGLFKFTAGSPENTGLLIGDAIMKGAPARDLEFVQFHPTGYIGKNGVFLISEAVRGAGAKLVTEDGERFVNELATRDIVARAIYRQMQEGKKVFLDATGIANFKKRFPQIYAFLRKDGIDPSKDPIPVSPIAHYTMGGIAVDLWYRTPVRNLYAIGEAMSNGFHGANRLASNSLLECLVSGLEVARTIARERPRCREVKEPAHRSYGQGDVDALRELLWNHAGIVRSAKTLREGLRELEGIEADPRLKLLARGVLECALAREESRGSHYREDFPVMRKAFERPSFFDGKCRL; from the coding sequence ATGAAAATTGGAATCGTCGGTGATGGAATAGCTGGCTTAACCTCCGCCATAGCGCTCACCAAGAGGGGTTTTGAAGTTACGCTCATCGGCCCCGGAATCAGGAAGAGCAACTCCTACCTCGCTCAGGCTGGGATAGCGTTTCCGGTTCTCGAAGGCGATTCGATTGAGGCTCACGTTCTCGACACTATCAAGGCCGGAAAGTATATCAACGACCGCGAGGTCGTTTGGAACGTAATCTCAAAGGGGAGCGAGGCCTACGACTTCCTGCTCTCCCTCGGCCTGAAGTTCGAGGCGAGCGAGACCGAAGGCGGGCACTCGTTCCACAGGGTTTTCACTATCAAGAACGAGACCGGCAAGCACGTCACGAGGCTCCTCTACCTCCGCGCCAGGGAGCTGGGTGTTCACTTCATCAGGGGAAATGCAGACGAGCTCGCGATAAAGAGGGGGAAGGCCTATGGCGTCTTTGTTAACGGCGAGTTCCTCCGCTTCGACGCGACTGTTATCGCTTCCGGTGGATTCTCGGGACTCTTCAAGTTCACTGCCGGCTCCCCCGAGAACACAGGTCTTCTCATCGGCGACGCGATAATGAAAGGCGCTCCCGCCCGCGATTTGGAGTTCGTCCAGTTCCACCCAACCGGGTACATCGGAAAGAACGGCGTCTTCCTGATAAGCGAGGCCGTTAGGGGAGCAGGTGCTAAGCTCGTAACGGAGGACGGAGAGCGCTTCGTGAACGAATTGGCGACGAGGGACATCGTGGCGAGGGCAATCTACCGCCAGATGCAGGAGGGAAAGAAAGTTTTCCTCGACGCGACGGGAATAGCGAACTTCAAGAAACGCTTCCCGCAGATATACGCCTTCCTGCGGAAGGACGGGATAGACCCCTCTAAGGACCCAATCCCCGTCTCTCCGATAGCCCACTACACTATGGGGGGAATAGCGGTTGACCTCTGGTACAGAACGCCCGTGAGGAACCTCTACGCGATAGGCGAGGCCATGAGCAACGGCTTCCACGGGGCGAACCGGCTGGCGAGCAACTCCCTCCTCGAGTGCCTTGTTTCCGGCCTTGAAGTTGCGAGGACGATAGCGAGGGAAAGGCCGAGGTGCAGGGAGGTTAAGGAGCCTGCTCATCGCTCCTACGGGCAGGGGGACGTTGATGCACTGAGGGAGCTTCTCTGGAATCACGCCGGAATCGTCAGGAGCGCGAAAACCCTCAGGGAGGGCCTCAGGGAGCTTGAGGGAATCGAGGCCGACCCGAGGCTGAAACTGCTCGCGAGGGGTGTTCTCGAGTGCGCACTCGCGAGGGAAGAAAGCAGGGGAAGCCACTACCGCGAGGACTTTCCGGTCATGAGAAAGGCCTTCGAGAGGCCGAGCTTCTTCGATGGGAAGTGCAGGCTCTGA